One genomic window of Melanotaenia boesemani isolate fMelBoe1 chromosome 20, fMelBoe1.pri, whole genome shotgun sequence includes the following:
- the LOC121631630 gene encoding nesprin-1-like codes for MASLRPFGRSAVDIANVMQKLQDEQEAVQKRTFTKWINSHLAKHKPPLEVNDLFEDIKDGVKLLALLEVLSGQRLPSEQGRQLKRIHWVSNIGTALKFLEGRKSVYRGSPIKLVNIHATDIADGRPSIVLGLMWTIILYFQIEELTSNLPALQALSNSNSSVESIASSGTGSPPMKRKVVNKFQGNAKKALLRWVQCTAAKYHGIEVKDFGPSWRDGVAFQSVVHAIRPDLVDMDVVRRRSNRENLEDAFALAENELGIPRLLDPEDVDVDKPDEKSIMTYVAQFLKHYPNPHHSEADGQQDEREERKMLRELKVFLDQLERDVLRSQGAEGNLTDKYQAFKSFHVQYEMKKKQTDPLLQPLHKDGKLSVDQALVKQSWDRVSARLLDWHIHLDKSLPGPLGVIGAWLHRAEIALREDIPLQHAHEETANILHRKLEQHKEVLKNLESHRQTFHQIHRDRSVNGVPVPSEQLQDMAERFNFVSTSSYAHLIKLEFWEMKYRLMAFLVLAESKLKSWIIKYGRRDSVELLLQSYLTFIEGHRFFEQYEIIFTGLKQAAEVYVKSDSSIDEAEGVSKFLNDTTVQWKNLALEVRSVRSMLEEVICNWEKYSSTVAALQAWLEDAEQMLNQSENAKRDFFRNLSYWIQQHMDMNDAGNFLIETCDETISRDLKQQLLLLNGRWRELFVKVKYYARADEVDKLRQDYQDGINTLKMFMDATNKKMDAPVQVSFLNVRAFAQDVEEIKHKVPAMEAACKAASRTAQLLTKDTPQEEISQMMTVMASIKEQLSKVRERCLPLLRESQSLIPPLEEMEKNITGFYQALEKASNITSTTDSEGSVDFKQKCQELATFTHSCKKCLTVIERNHQTIQKIMNTSKTLQHMDMSLLQKRVADLQTASQNMIKDSTEWRKHVEANSSLMKRFDESRVELEKVLKMAQSCLTERGNPEELLKKHTEFFGQLDQRVLNTFLKACDELTDILPEQEQHSLQETVRKLHKHWKDIQTDAPFHLLHLKVEVERSKLMVSLQECQSELTRENRHLAGMGSERLIKEHRGFFREKGPQSICEKRLQLIEELCQKLPEDDPAQRILETSRKDFAEVLEEIENTHQKLMQHPDKWKEYNTRYAELSCWLISKESQLRLLRNRANDPRKYSQVKTAITELRNDAELQEGNLGWLRARMAVLIEISADSDAQRQGSTLSKLSTDFKGLLASLLEAEKMVLAVGDCVQFREEVQTTLDDLVQGQKEAQSEVTKILDCSTAREAQQLLLVHQQHLKRLKLKRKDVQQLITRGQQLQTEEGLGETLQQDLQSLENTVSKMEQNMDSQEQSLEVTLAAWQEFDSQQEAVREFVNKARTTLERDLNFSSPESLAVELDQARVLLKQCEAEALHMNTLLKRATEIQLGPKNKTLLTQQARSLSEQVDKVETGLKKDVKTLEEMKDQWDLFGAGFEAFSLWISEKEKELDETKSCTLPLEEQIQKVKAVGSELQDQAEVLSQLEADSQALVQFVSSGEAARIKARLTQIGRYWEELKESVQQLDGQLEERCSHQQKFKMSLEEVQASLNEFQTKLEHPDKSCTSSSETYKTLQSHMDACQCLEQLKGTLLSLSASARRLSDKEQAVRTVTELNVSYEQTIHEAKDKQSTLENLLSLWQKYEKQISNFASCLERSESASRPESQCLSADKAKLRTEIQELQALQPEVQSLQRDCAELVSLETLLYPTAPEERVIQLKDELQNMQERLLVQHEVLPQRITELQSHLSLVEQFDQALLKFSQWRGPGCATEAVQCETELGAAGREALSVL; via the exons ATGAACAAGAAGCAGTGCAGAAGAGAACATTCACAAAATGGATTAATTCTCATCTAGCCAAG CATAAACCACCTCTAGAGGTTAATGACCTTTTTGAGGACATCAAAGATGGGGTGAAGCTCTTGGCTCTGTTGGAGGTCCTGTCTGGCCAAAGACTT CCCTCTGAGCAAGGCCGTCAGCTGAAGAGGATCCACTGGGTTTCCAACATTGGCACTGCACTTAAATTCCTCGAAGGCAGAAAG TCTGTGTATCGAGGATCTCCG ATTAAACTTGTTAACATTCATGCCACTGACATCGCAGATGGACGTCCATCAATTGTCCTTGGGTTAATGTGGACCATTATCCTCTACTTCCAG ATTGAGGAGTTAACCAGTAACCTGCCAGCCCTCCAGGCACTATCAAACAGCAACTCTTCTGTGGAGAGTATAGCCAGCTCTGGAACAGGAAGCCCTCCCATGAAGAGGAAGGTGGTTAACAAATTTCAGGGCAATGCCAAGAAGGCTCTGCTCAGATGGGTGCAGTGCACAGCTGCCAA GTATCATGGAATTGAGGTGAAGGACTTTGGTCCCAGCTGGCGTGATGGTGTTGCATTCCAGAGTGTGGTGCACGCCATTAGGCCAGACCTGGTGGACATGGACGTGGTGCGGCGGAGAAGCaacagggagaatttagaagaCGCTTTTGCTCTTGCAGAAAATGAGTTGGGCATTCCCCGTCTCCTGGATCCAGAAG ATGTGGATGTTGACAAACCAGATGAGAAATCCATCATGACATATGTGGCTCAGTTTCTCAAGCATTATCCAAACCCCCACCACTCTGAAGCTGATGGACAGCAAGATGAG AGAGAGGAGCGAAAGATGCTGAGAGAGCTGAAGGTGTTTTTAGATCAGCTGGAGAGAGATGTGCTGCGATCCCAGGGAGCAGAGGGAAATCTCACAGACAAATACCAG GCCTTCAAAAGCTTCCATGTACAgtatgaaatgaagaaaaagcagaCAGATCCATTGTTACAGCCACTCCACAAGGATGGCAAGCTGTCAGTGGATCAAGCTCTGGTTAAACAGTCCTGGGATCGTGTATCAGCCAGG CTGTTGGACTGGCACATCCATCTGGACAAGTCCCTGCCTGGTCCTCTGGGAGTGATCGGAGCCTGGCTTCACAGAGCAGAGATAGCTCTGAGAGAGGACATTCCCCTCCAACATGCTCATGAAGAAACAGCTAATATTCTTCACAGAAAATTAGAACAGCATAAG gAAGTGTTAAAAAATCTGGAATCACACAGGCAGACCTTCCATCAGATCCACAGGGACAGATCAGTCAATGGTGTACCTGTGCCATCTGAACAGCTCCAAGACATGGCGGAAAG GTTCAACTTTGTGTCTACATCATCATACGCTCACTTGATAAAACTGGAATTCTGGGAAATGAAGTATCGACTGATGGCATTTCTTGTTTTGGCTGAGTCAAAGCTCAAGTCCTGGATCATAAAATATGGCAGACGAGATTCAGTTGAACTTCTCTTGCAAAGCTACCTT ACTTTCATCGAAGGCCACAGGTTTTTTGAGCAGTACGAAATAATCTTCACAGGCCTTAAGCAAGCTGCAGAGGTTTATGTTAAGTCTGACAGTTCAA TTGATGAAGCAGAGGGAGTGAGCAAATTCCTCAACGATACTACGGTTCAGTGGAAGAACCTGGCTTTGGAGGTTCGAAGTGTTCGCAGTATGCTGGAAGAGGTGATCTGTAACTGGGAGAAGTATAGTAGCACAGTGGCAGCTCTGCAGGCCTGGCTGGAGGATGCTGAGCAGATGCTCAACCAGTCAGAGAATGCCAAACGT gATTTTTTCAGAAACCTCTCTTACTGGATCCAGCAGCACATGGACatgaatgatgctgggaatttCCTTATCGAGACATGTGATGAAACCATCTCAAGAGATCTGAAGCAACAGCTGCTTTTGCTAAATGGGAGATGGAGAGAATTGTTTGTCAAAGTTAAATAT TATGCAAGAGCAGATGAGGTGGATAAGCTGAGGCAAGACTACCAAGATGGGATCAATACCTTGAAAATGTTCATGGATGCAACTAATAAGAAGATGGATGCTCCTGTTCAAGTATCTTTCCTGAATGTCAGAGCCTTTGCTCAGGATGTTGAG GAAATCAAGCACAAAGTGCCAGCAATGGAAGCAGCCTGCAAGGCAGCAAGCCGTACAGCTCAGCTGTTGACCAAAGACACTCCACAAGAGGAAATTTCACAGATGATGACTGTGATGGCTTCAATCAAAGAGCAGCTGAGTAAG GTGAGAGAGAGATGTTTGCCTTTGCTAAGGGAGTCTCAATCCCTCATACCTCCTTTggaagaaatggagaaaaacatcacAGGCTTCTACCAAGCTCTGGAGAAGGCTAGTAATATCACCAGCACCACTGACTCTGAGGGATCAGTAGACTTTAAACAGAAATGCCAG GAGCTGGCAACCTTCACTCATAGCTGTAAGAAGTGCCTGACAGTAATAGAGCGAAACCACCAGACTATCCAAAAAATAATGAACACGAGTAAAACCCTGCAGCACATGGATATGAGTCTTCTGCAGAAACGAGTAGCAGATCTGCAGACCGCCTCACAG aACATGATTAAAGACTCTACAGAGTGGCGAAAGCATGTGGAGGCAAACAGCAGCCTCATGAAGAGGTTTGATGAGTCACGGGTAGAGCTGGAGAAGGTCCTTAAAATGGCACAGAGCTGTCTGACAGAAAGAGGCAACCCAGAGGAGCTACTAAAGAAACACACA gAATTCTTTGGACAGCTTGACCAGCGGGTCCTGAATACATTCCTCAAAGCTTGCGATGAGCTGACAGATATTTTGCCTGAGCAGGAGCAGCACTCGCTGCAGGAAACAGTCAGAAAGCTGCATAAGCACTGGAAG GATATACAGACAGATGCTCCCTTTCATCTGCTGCACCTGAAAGTGGAGGTGGAGAGGAGCAAGTTGATGGTGTCCCTGCAGGAGTGCCAGTCAGAGCTGACCAGGGAAAACCGCCACCTGGCTGGCATGGGAAGTGAGAGGCTCATCAAGGAGCACAGG GGATTCTTTAGGGAAAAAGGACCTCAGTCCATCTGTGAGAAAAGACTGCAGCTCATAGAAGAACTTTGTCAAAAACTCCCTGAGGATGACCCAGCTCAAAGGATCTTGGAAACATCACGAAAGGACTTTGCTGAGGTTCTAGAGGAAATCGAGAACACCCATCAGAAGCTAATGCAGCACCCAGATAAATGGAAGGAGTACAACACAAG GTATGCTGAACTCTCCTGTTGGCTTATATCTAAAGAAAGCCAACTACGACTGCTGAGAAACCGAGCCAATGACCCCAGAAAGTACAGTCAGGTGAAGACTGCCATCACG GAGCTGAGAAATGATGCTGAGCTGCAGGAGGGGAATCTTGGTTGGCTGAGGGCTCGTATGGCCGTACTGATTGAAATCTCTGCTGACAGTGATGCCCAGAGGCAGGGAAGTACACTGAGCAAGCTCTCAACTGACTTTAAAGGTCTTCTTGCTTCTCTCTTAGAG GCTGAGAAGATGGTACTGGCTGTGGGAGACTGTGTGCAATTCAGAGAAGAGGTACAAACTACTTTAGACGACCTTGTTCAGGGGCAGAAAGAGGCACAGTCTGAGGTCACCAAAATACTGGACTGTTCCACAGCCAGAGAGGCCCAACAACTGCTACTTGTTCACCAG CAACACTTAAAACGCCTGAAGCTAAAGAGAAAGGATGTCCAGCAGCTGATCACCAGAGGCCAACAACTCCAGACAGAGGAGGGACTGGGAGAGACTCTGCAGCAGGATCTGCAGAGTTTAGAGAACACAGTCAGCAAAATGGAACAGAATATGGATTCGCAGGAGCAAAGCCTCGAG GTCACACTGGCAGCCTGGCAGGAATTTGACAGCCAGCAGGAGGCAGTGCGTGAGTTTGTCAACAAAGCCCGCACCACGTTGGAGAGAGACCTGAACTTCAGCAGTCCAGAGAGCCTGGCAGTTGAACTAGACCAGGCAAGA GTGCTGTTGAAGCAGTGTGAAGCAGAAGCTTTACATATGAACACCTTACTGAAGCGAGCAACAGAAATCCAGCTTGGTCCAAAGAACAAAACTCTTCTTACACAACAAGCTCGTTCTCTCAGTGAGCAAGTGGATAAAGTAGAGACTGGACTGAAAAAAGA TGTCAAGACTCTAGAAGAAATGAAGGATCAATGGGACCTCTTTGGTGCTGGATTTGAAGCCTTCTCCTTGTGGATatctgaaaaggaaaaggagcTGGATGAAACCAAATCTTGCACTTTGCCTCTTGAAGAACAAATCCAAAAAGTGAAG GCTGTTGGGTCAGAACTTCAAGATCAAGCTGAGGTCTTGTCTCAGCTAGAGGCAGACTCGCAAGCGCTGGTTCAGTTTGTGTCTTCGGGTGAGGCAGCTCGCATCAAGGCCCGTCTGACCCAAATCGGCAGGTACTGGGAGGAACTGAAGGAAAGTGTTCAGCAGCTTGATGGGCAGCTCGAGGAACGCTGCTCTCACCAGCAGAAGTTCAAAATGAGCTTGGAGGAG GTACAAGCGTCTCTTAATGAATTTCAAACAAAGCTGGAGCATCCTGATAAATCGTGCACTTCATCTTCAGAGACCTACAAAACCCTTCAAAGCCACATG GATGcctgtcagtgtctggagcagcTGAAGGGAACCTTGCTGTCGCTGTCAGCTAGTGCCAGACGGCTCAGTGACAAGGAGCAAGCAGTGAGGACTGTGACAGAGCTAAACGTCAGCTATGAACAGACCATCCATGAAGCAAAGGACAAACAGAGCACTTTGGAAAACCTGCTTTCTCTGTGGCAAAA GTATGAGAAACAGATATCAAACTTCGCCTCCTGCCTGGAAAGAAGCGAATCTGCATCCAGACCTGAGAGTCAGTGCCTATCAGCTGATAAAGCCAAGCTACGGACTGAGATTCAGGAGCTGCAG GCCTTGCAGCCTGAGGTCCAGTCACTTCAGAGGGATTGTGCTGAATTAGTGTCTCTGGAAACATTGTTGTATCCCACGGCACCCGAGGAGAGAGTCATTCAGCTAAAAGATGAGCTTCAAAATATGCAGGAAAGACTTCTTGTCCAGCATGAAGTTCTTCCTCAAAG AATCACGGAGCTCCAGAGCCACCTTTCACTGGTGGAGCAATTTGACCAGGCACTTCTTAAATTCTCCCAGTGGA GAGGCCCAGGTTGCGCTACAGAGGCAGTCCAGTGTGAAACAGAACTTGGAGCAGCAGGCCGAGAAGCTCTGTCAGTTCTGTGA